From one Papio anubis isolate 15944 chromosome 12, Panubis1.0, whole genome shotgun sequence genomic stretch:
- the LOC100999028 gene encoding olfactory receptor 5R1, with product MAEVNITYVTEFILKGITNWPELQAPCFGVFLVIYLVTVLGNLGLITLIKIDTQLHTPMYYFLSHLAFVDLCYSSAITPKMMVNFVVERNTILFHACATQLGCFLTFMITECFLLASMAYDRYVAICSPLHYSTLMSRRVCIQLVAVPYIYSFLVALFHTIITFHLTYCGPNIINHFYCDDLPLLALSCSDTHMKEILIFAFAGFDMICSSSIVLTSYIFIIAAILRIRSTQGRHKAISTCGSHMVTVTIFYGTLIFMYLQPKSNHSLDTDKMASVFYTVLIPMLNPLIYSLRNKEVKDASKKALDKCCENLQILKFLKK from the coding sequence ATGGCTGAAGTTAATATCACTTATGTCACTGAATTCATTCTCAAAGGAATTACCAACTGGCCAGAGCTTCAGGCCCCGTGCTTTGGGGTGTTTTTAGTTATCTATCTAGTCACAGTGCTGGGCAATCTTGGGTTGATTACCTTAATCAAGATTGATACTCAACTCCACACACCTATGTACTATTTCCTCAGCCACCTGGCCTTTGTTGACCTTTGTTACTCCTCTGCTATAACACCGAAGATGATGGTGAATTTTGTTGTGGAACGCAACACCATTCTTTTCCATGCTTGTGCAACCCAACTGGGTTGTTTTCTCACCTTCATGATCACTGAATGTTTCCTTCTAGCCTCCATGGCCTACGATCGCTATGTCGCCATCTGTAGTCCCCTGCATTATTCAACACTGATGTCAAGAAGAGTCTGCATTCAACTGGTGGCAGTTCCATATATATACAGCTTCCTGGTCGCCCTCTTCCACACCATTATCACTTTTCATCTGACTTACTGTGGCCCAAACATAATTAACCATTTCTATTGTGATGACCTCCCCCTCTTAGCTCTGTCCTGCTCAGACACACAcatgaaggaaattctgatttttGCCTTTGCTGGCTTTGATATGATCTGTTCCTCTTCCATTGTCCTCACCTCCTACATCTTTATTATTGCCGCCATCCTAAGGATCCGCTCTACTCAGGGGCGACACAAAGCCATTTCCACCTGTGGTTCCCATATGGTGACTGTCACTATTTTCTATGGCACACTGATCTTTATGTACCTACAGCCCAAATCAAATCACTCCTTGGACACAGACAAGATGGCTTCTGTATTTTACACAGTGCTGATCCCCATGTTAAACCCCCTAATCTACAGTCTAAGgaacaaagaagtgaaagatgcCTCAAAGAAAGCCTTGGATAAATGTTGTGAAAACttacagatattaaaatttttaaaaaaataa